From Lentisphaera araneosa HTCC2155, the proteins below share one genomic window:
- a CDS encoding glycoside hydrolase family 32 protein, producing the protein MKIPKKLLSFIGLGVCTLCPPELNAQADPLFNPKHLNFESYKDIGYNQKYRPQYHFTSRKNWLNDPNGLIYYAGEYHMFFQHHALKNANGTKSWGHAVSSDMIHWTQLEHAIVPYKIPNEHISAEFAKKWDGEVAIWSGTTVIDHKNILGKQIGNIKTMVAYFTATARPEFFQAAAYSTDKGRTFKLLKDGGVILPNQGLLKGERDPKVFWHEASQKYVMLIWIKAGEWGNKDKLSGVRFFTSENLLDWKATSSLDRKWFAECMDIVEIPVDDDINNKKWVLYDASFDYEIGDFDGDKFKSDKVTLKGDYGFHYYAAQTFNNSPDGRSIMIGWLNDRKHSPFVESKMPFDQQMSIPTKMTLRTTPEGIRLFRWPVKELESLYIKSTRFESTTLKALNTQLKKLNSDLIDCTVELQPRADLEFNFRGIKVKYDHKSQTLQPIKILKKNHKSRRLPAALSGGKLKLRVLIDQASIEIFVNEGSHVGTYLGLTQENNKTVQLSGHNDTVINAFTFHQLKSVWHQ; encoded by the coding sequence ATGAAGATACCTAAAAAATTACTCAGTTTTATCGGCCTTGGGGTTTGTACCTTGTGCCCCCCTGAACTGAACGCACAGGCTGACCCACTTTTTAACCCTAAGCATCTTAACTTTGAAAGTTACAAAGATATTGGCTATAATCAAAAATATCGTCCACAGTATCATTTCACTTCACGTAAAAACTGGCTCAATGACCCCAATGGCTTGATCTACTATGCAGGCGAATATCACATGTTTTTTCAGCATCACGCACTCAAAAATGCTAATGGTACAAAATCATGGGGCCATGCAGTAAGTAGCGATATGATACACTGGACACAACTCGAACACGCCATCGTACCCTATAAAATTCCCAATGAACACATTAGCGCAGAATTTGCCAAAAAATGGGATGGTGAAGTGGCTATTTGGTCGGGAACCACAGTTATTGACCACAAGAATATACTTGGTAAACAAATAGGCAACATAAAAACTATGGTGGCCTACTTTACCGCTACGGCACGTCCAGAATTCTTTCAGGCAGCAGCTTATAGCACCGATAAGGGACGCACATTCAAATTGCTCAAGGATGGTGGTGTCATTCTTCCTAATCAAGGTTTACTCAAGGGAGAACGCGACCCCAAAGTTTTTTGGCATGAAGCAAGCCAGAAGTATGTCATGCTCATTTGGATAAAGGCAGGTGAATGGGGCAATAAAGACAAGCTCTCGGGGGTGCGATTTTTTACTTCAGAAAACCTACTCGATTGGAAGGCCACTAGTTCTTTAGATCGCAAATGGTTTGCGGAATGCATGGACATAGTAGAGATCCCTGTAGATGACGATATCAATAATAAAAAATGGGTTTTGTATGACGCCAGTTTCGATTACGAAATCGGCGATTTCGATGGCGATAAATTCAAGTCTGATAAGGTGACCTTAAAAGGTGATTACGGTTTCCATTATTACGCTGCACAAACCTTCAACAATAGTCCCGATGGACGTAGTATTATGATTGGATGGCTCAATGATCGCAAACACTCTCCATTTGTAGAATCAAAAATGCCTTTTGACCAGCAGATGTCGATTCCGACAAAGATGACTCTGAGAACAACCCCCGAGGGTATTCGCCTATTTCGTTGGCCAGTAAAAGAGCTTGAGAGCCTTTATATAAAAAGTACCCGTTTTGAATCTACCACACTTAAGGCACTTAATACTCAACTCAAAAAGCTCAATTCCGATCTAATCGACTGCACCGTTGAACTACAGCCAAGGGCTGATTTGGAATTCAACTTCCGCGGCATTAAAGTGAAATATGATCACAAGAGTCAAACTCTACAGCCCATAAAAATACTTAAAAAGAATCATAAAAGTCGTAGACTTCCCGCAGCGCTCTCAGGTGGTAAACTTAAACTGCGTGTACTCATTGACCAGGCTTCCATCGAGATTTTTGTCAACGAGGGCTCGCATGTCGGAACCTATCTAGGATTGACTCAAGAGAATAACAAAACAGTGCAACTCTCGGGTCATAATGACACTGTTATCAACGCTTTCACTTTCCATCAGCTCAAATCTGTTTGGCATCAATAA
- a CDS encoding type II secretion system protein, which translates to MKIKLKKKFTLLELMVIIAIIGILVSILIPVLSKSREKARLALCGNNERQIGIALFAFCEDNDNRFPTSYSGAWVGGTYINRPVANKDSWDTQIGTYLSGREYPDGFLFTGEYESISTQVFLCPTDETKRSCVDDARFRKKTYAANRYIKNDSRHPGVFLNAATDTTIFSRKLTHIVSPSGTILFTEKWGGAPTAADMMLVGRVLNYNEGIYSKEYYDTFITYSYLYPEIFMGHDGNGKVNMAMTDGSVHYMNARSTLGESNPSDALLSKFNAER; encoded by the coding sequence ATGAAAATTAAACTTAAGAAAAAATTCACATTACTTGAGTTGATGGTTATAATTGCGATTATTGGTATTCTAGTATCCATACTTATTCCTGTCTTGAGTAAATCACGAGAAAAGGCACGCCTTGCTCTTTGTGGGAATAATGAAAGACAAATAGGAATAGCCTTATTCGCTTTTTGTGAGGATAATGATAATCGTTTCCCAACGTCATATTCGGGTGCTTGGGTAGGTGGTACTTACATAAATCGTCCCGTCGCAAATAAAGACAGTTGGGATACTCAAATAGGCACTTACTTGAGTGGAAGAGAATACCCGGATGGGTTTTTGTTTACAGGTGAATATGAAAGTATTTCAACACAGGTTTTTTTATGTCCCACAGATGAAACTAAGAGAAGTTGTGTTGATGATGCACGTTTTAGAAAAAAGACCTATGCAGCAAATAGATATATAAAAAATGATAGCCGTCACCCTGGGGTTTTTTTAAATGCGGCCACGGATACCACTATATTTAGTCGTAAACTGACTCATATTGTGAGTCCTAGTGGTACTATTTTATTTACTGAAAAGTGGGGAGGTGCTCCAACGGCAGCAGATATGATGCTTGTAGGAAGGGTTTTAAATTACAATGAGGGGATATATTCAAAAGAATATTATGATACTTTTATTACTTATTCATATCTATATCCTGAAATCTTTATGGGTCATGATGGAAATGGCAAAGTGAATATGGCCATGACAGATGGTTCAGTTCATTATATGAATGCAAGGTCAACTCTTGGTGAATCTAATCCAAGTGATGCTTTACTTAGTAAGTTTAACGCAGAAAGATAA
- a CDS encoding sugar phosphate isomerase/epimerase family protein, whose product MKFKFVRGLWGMAEHSLEANLKKIKEGGFDAIEVRASFEADERAEMKELLNKYELEFIGQQHSDLFRTTATVQDHIDYSKEQLDNHKELNAIFVNPHTGKDYFTLAENAKIIREINAYADAIDLKVVHEVHRGRFSFSINTTLEMMEEIPELRLNADFSHWCCVHESLLQNQQERLEKTMERCDYIHARVGHEQGPQINDPRCPHNKNAMEAHFTWWDHIVDLNKKRRVDNFYICPEFGPAGYMPTLPLSNEPITNLWDVNHHILELLQKRYKHF is encoded by the coding sequence ATGAAATTTAAATTTGTACGTGGTTTATGGGGAATGGCCGAACATTCCCTTGAAGCAAACTTAAAGAAGATAAAAGAGGGCGGTTTTGACGCCATAGAAGTTCGCGCTTCTTTTGAGGCAGATGAACGTGCCGAAATGAAAGAACTTCTAAATAAATATGAACTTGAGTTTATAGGGCAGCAGCATTCGGATTTATTTAGAACTACAGCGACAGTTCAAGATCATATTGATTACTCCAAAGAACAACTAGATAATCACAAAGAACTCAATGCAATTTTTGTGAATCCGCATACAGGGAAAGATTACTTCACTCTTGCGGAAAACGCAAAAATCATTCGTGAGATTAATGCTTATGCAGATGCAATTGACTTAAAAGTCGTTCATGAAGTTCATCGCGGTCGCTTTAGCTTCTCTATTAACACAACTCTCGAAATGATGGAAGAGATTCCAGAATTACGTCTCAATGCCGACTTTTCTCATTGGTGCTGTGTTCACGAATCACTCTTACAAAATCAGCAGGAGCGATTGGAGAAGACCATGGAGCGCTGCGATTATATTCATGCAAGAGTAGGGCATGAACAGGGGCCACAAATTAATGACCCTCGCTGCCCTCACAACAAAAATGCAATGGAAGCTCATTTTACTTGGTGGGATCATATTGTCGACCTTAATAAAAAGCGTCGCGTCGATAATTTTTACATTTGTCCAGAATTTGGACCTGCGGGTTATATGCCCACACTTCCCCTAAGCAACGAACCAATAACAAACCTCTGGGACGTAAACCATCACATCTTGGAGTTGCTACAAAAGCGATATAAACACTTTTAG
- a CDS encoding sigma-70 family RNA polymerase sigma factor, whose product MNNQHDKFALLLDQNRSDLRQYIYSLCHNNADTEDILQETSSALWRKFESYDPRQAFIYWALRFAYFEVMKFRDRQKKADRLCKTTLELIAKECEDNLSENNDQKYFLKFCTNQLELNEKELVDMHYNQKMTIKSINDHFGEKGKKIYRAFERIRFKLFKCMQKARQEEAGI is encoded by the coding sequence ATGAACAATCAGCATGACAAGTTTGCCCTTCTACTGGATCAAAACAGATCAGATTTAAGGCAGTATATTTATTCGCTTTGTCACAACAATGCTGATACGGAAGATATTCTTCAGGAAACTTCTTCAGCTCTTTGGCGGAAATTTGAGAGTTACGACCCCAGGCAGGCCTTTATTTACTGGGCGCTGCGATTCGCTTATTTCGAAGTGATGAAATTTCGCGATCGGCAAAAGAAAGCTGATCGCCTTTGTAAGACAACGCTGGAACTTATTGCTAAAGAATGTGAAGATAACTTAAGTGAGAATAATGATCAGAAGTACTTTCTGAAGTTTTGTACAAATCAGCTCGAACTTAATGAAAAAGAGCTGGTCGATATGCACTATAATCAAAAGATGACCATCAAAAGTATTAACGATCACTTTGGTGAAAAAGGAAAGAAAATTTATCGTGCTTTTGAGCGCATTCGCTTTAAGCTCTTCAAATGTATGCAAAAAGCTCGTCAGGAGGAGGCTGGAATATGA
- a CDS encoding LamG-like jellyroll fold domain-containing protein translates to MKEFNETRTQHLISALIDENITSEEMNELNELLQHSPEALDMYLSITKIDMEMHQDSSLLSHYSETKPQIKEDLPETVNRLKKSLRLFQLVAAFLIAFITINYLVPRDQPIKQVVNVDSDLVLAHVLKVSEDIEWSKAETKVGDPIGKEVLIIQKGSINLKYENGAEIKLVGPAEYKLNDQDSATLSYGQLAARIPEAAQGFTIDAPKALITDLGTEFALNVNKQGESKIFVYEGEVVGALLGPDGNTLKHSNLYAKDAVSIDSRSGTLKTLKDTKNFIRMAESPEAWLHINQAYVDAVHSSDPIAYWRFNAEDKGLIPNEMSTSYSGTLMGEAKVEKGSLVFDKGTKGSFVVEEPIQNINSQGHSIEMWVKPLERSKRMMALASLVALGKPKNNQTVKHLAYFGLTPQRSFNRHSPYDFWFASRFPARSGNYGVNCYANQAYKGQQWYHLVCIKNKSSLDIYVNGQLANSVEHDLGSGDKPYQFFVGQMDYHKQPWQLHGSVDEIALYDRPLSAQEIENHYQSIQKK, encoded by the coding sequence ATGAAGGAATTTAACGAAACACGTACTCAGCACCTCATTTCTGCTTTGATTGATGAAAATATCACAAGCGAAGAAATGAATGAGCTTAATGAATTGCTTCAACACTCGCCCGAAGCTCTTGATATGTATCTCAGTATTACTAAAATTGATATGGAGATGCATCAGGATTCGAGTTTACTAAGTCATTATTCTGAGACAAAGCCACAAATCAAAGAAGATCTACCTGAGACGGTTAATCGTCTTAAAAAGAGCTTAAGGCTCTTTCAGCTTGTAGCTGCCTTCCTTATTGCTTTTATTACTATAAATTACCTGGTGCCCCGCGACCAGCCAATCAAACAAGTTGTCAATGTTGATTCAGATCTTGTTCTTGCGCATGTTTTGAAAGTTTCAGAGGATATAGAATGGAGTAAAGCTGAGACTAAGGTGGGGGACCCTATAGGTAAAGAAGTGTTGATAATCCAGAAAGGGTCGATCAACCTAAAGTATGAGAATGGTGCGGAAATTAAACTTGTTGGTCCCGCTGAATATAAATTGAACGATCAGGATTCTGCCACTCTAAGTTACGGTCAGTTGGCAGCTCGTATTCCGGAAGCAGCACAGGGTTTTACCATTGATGCACCCAAAGCTCTTATTACAGATTTAGGTACTGAGTTTGCCCTCAATGTCAATAAGCAGGGAGAAAGCAAAATATTTGTTTACGAAGGCGAAGTCGTTGGTGCCTTGTTGGGGCCTGATGGCAACACCCTAAAGCATAGCAATCTCTATGCTAAAGATGCTGTAAGCATAGACTCAAGGAGTGGCACTCTTAAAACTCTTAAAGATACAAAAAACTTTATTCGTATGGCGGAAAGCCCGGAAGCTTGGCTGCATATAAACCAGGCTTATGTTGATGCCGTACATAGTTCAGATCCTATTGCTTACTGGCGCTTTAATGCTGAAGATAAAGGTCTCATTCCAAACGAAATGAGCACATCGTATTCAGGGACACTCATGGGAGAAGCAAAAGTAGAAAAGGGTTCCTTAGTTTTTGATAAAGGTACAAAGGGCTCTTTTGTTGTAGAAGAACCCATTCAAAACATCAATAGCCAAGGGCATTCTATTGAAATGTGGGTCAAGCCGCTCGAGCGCTCCAAACGCATGATGGCGCTTGCATCACTCGTGGCCTTAGGTAAACCTAAAAACAATCAAACAGTTAAGCACTTGGCCTATTTTGGGCTAACGCCTCAAAGGTCATTTAATCGCCACAGTCCTTATGATTTTTGGTTTGCTTCACGCTTTCCTGCAAGATCGGGGAATTATGGAGTCAACTGTTATGCCAATCAGGCCTATAAAGGGCAGCAGTGGTACCATCTCGTTTGTATTAAAAATAAAAGTAGCCTGGATATTTATGTCAATGGTCAATTGGCCAATAGTGTTGAACATGACCTAGGAAGTGGTGATAAGCCTTATCAGTTTTTTGTTGGTCAGATGGATTATCATAAACAGCCGTGGCAATTACACGGTAGTGTTGATGAAATCGCACTTTATGATCGCCCTCTAAGTGCCCAAGAAATAGAGAATCATTACCAAAGCATTCAAAAAAAATAA
- a CDS encoding DUF1501 domain-containing protein has product MNFNEELQKMNRRRALKLSAGGLGYMALGNLFANDRQLPIDHGIRPKAKRVIYLFQSGGPSQMDLFEHKPMLNKFHGQDIFKFVKKEGKLTGFQKGKIQPIIKSQYSFKQHGECGSWVSELLPHMAKISDDVCTIRSVSTKPVNHDPAMTFMQTGHNLPGRPSMGSWLSYGLGSMNKNLPDFVVLVSKGDLGNMQPLNSRLWGNGFLPGKYQGVRMRSGKNPVLYLNDPSGKSLKDERAHLDLIKELNQEELKRSRNPEVDTRIAQYEMAFRLQSSIPDLSDLSNEPESTFKLYGEDARKPGTYAFNCLMARRLAERDVRYVQLYHSGWDHHFHLPKHLPKRCKEVDQASAALITDLKQRGLLDDTIVVWGGEFGRTAFSQDGKVKKSYGRDHHAMSFTKLVAGGGFKAGLNYGQTDEFCYSVAENEVTVHDLHATILNQLGIDHEQLTYLFQGRRFRLTDVHGHVVHDLLS; this is encoded by the coding sequence ATGAATTTCAATGAAGAATTACAGAAGATGAATCGTCGTCGAGCTCTCAAATTAAGTGCCGGTGGATTGGGATATATGGCTCTGGGGAATTTGTTTGCCAATGATCGTCAATTGCCCATAGATCATGGCATAAGACCAAAAGCCAAAAGAGTCATTTACCTCTTTCAATCAGGGGGACCGTCGCAAATGGATTTGTTTGAGCACAAACCCATGCTCAATAAGTTTCACGGTCAGGATATTTTTAAGTTCGTAAAAAAAGAAGGAAAACTCACAGGTTTTCAAAAAGGCAAAATTCAGCCAATTATAAAAAGCCAATACTCCTTTAAACAACATGGCGAATGCGGCTCTTGGGTGAGTGAACTACTTCCTCATATGGCAAAAATCTCTGATGATGTATGTACCATTCGCAGTGTGAGTACTAAACCGGTCAATCACGACCCGGCAATGACTTTTATGCAGACCGGACATAACTTGCCCGGACGCCCAAGTATGGGCTCATGGTTGAGTTATGGACTTGGTTCGATGAATAAAAACTTACCAGATTTTGTGGTGTTGGTCTCCAAAGGTGATTTAGGGAATATGCAACCCCTCAATTCCCGCTTGTGGGGCAATGGTTTTTTACCCGGCAAGTATCAAGGTGTGCGCATGCGTTCGGGGAAGAATCCAGTCCTTTACCTCAATGACCCATCTGGGAAATCTCTAAAAGATGAAAGAGCCCATCTCGACTTAATTAAAGAACTGAATCAGGAAGAATTGAAAAGAAGCCGAAATCCGGAAGTCGATACTCGCATTGCTCAATACGAAATGGCTTTTCGCTTACAAAGTTCCATTCCCGACTTAAGTGATTTGTCAAATGAACCTGAATCCACCTTTAAACTCTATGGTGAAGATGCCCGCAAGCCGGGGACCTATGCTTTTAATTGCCTTATGGCACGTCGTCTTGCGGAGCGTGATGTTCGCTATGTACAACTGTATCATTCAGGTTGGGATCATCATTTTCATCTTCCAAAACATTTGCCCAAACGATGCAAAGAAGTGGATCAGGCAAGTGCAGCACTAATCACAGATTTAAAACAGCGCGGTTTACTCGATGATACGATTGTTGTTTGGGGTGGCGAATTTGGACGCACAGCCTTTAGCCAAGATGGCAAAGTAAAAAAATCTTATGGGCGAGATCATCACGCCATGAGCTTTACTAAGCTCGTCGCAGGTGGCGGCTTTAAGGCTGGCTTAAATTACGGTCAAACAGATGAGTTTTGTTATAGCGTGGCAGAAAACGAAGTTACCGTTCACGACTTGCACGCCACAATTCTTAATCAGTTGGGGATAGATCACGAACAATTGACTTACCTATTTCAAGGACGTCGTTTTCGATTAACGGATGTTCATGGTCACGTGGTTCACGATTTATTGAGCTGA
- a CDS encoding PSD1 and planctomycete cytochrome C domain-containing protein: MLKRLIFVTALSCSSLVAKEIDFNQDIRPILSDRCFHCHGPDKHDRKKKLRLDIAEGDDGAYRERRGRFGIVPGDLEKSTVWQRIITDDEDDIMPPLDSHKKPLTDEEKALIKQWIEEGAKYEGFWAFELPKKTSPAKPKTDWGNSDIDKYILAILDENNLSPSEEAERRTLVRRLSFDLTGLPPSPEEINKFINDKSPKAYENLVDDLLSRPAYGEHMTRYWLDLVRAADTNGMHKDFYRNIISYRDWIIRAFNENLGYDDFLKYQLAGDLYEKPTDDQFIASGFNRLHLIIDKGTALPEESYTKNVIDRVTAVSTAFMGLTMQCARCHDHKFDPISQKDFYAMFAFFNNLDGNPETIGGPKNGLQEPYIVLGTDEEKKKLASLKKAYDAVAPELNKLRRGVRREKDATKKTAMQNKIKELQKTEHQYNVLFHTLNSAMVMRESKKIKPSYMLNRGEYDQKGEVVERDIPEFFGSIKKENELTTRMDLADWFLAKDNPLTARVAVNRFWQQIFGVGLVKTSEDFGAQGTPPSHPELLDHLTIQFVESGWDIKKLMKSIVMSATYQQSSLANEKQYKEDPENRLLARGSRYRMDAEMIRDNILVSSGLLNPQMYGKSVKPPQPDGLWAAVSMRNERFKPDGGDAIYRRSVYTYWRRGMPPPQMTIMNAPSREYCVARRERTNTPLQALLLLNEPEYLKAASKLAQNALAKQFGSDQERLAYAYERVTSKVADSDELKALTTLINDLKKSYEDDAKSANEMATNLGFAKSANKDEIAAWTMMVNSLYNLDITKNRE; this comes from the coding sequence ATGTTAAAAAGACTCATCTTTGTTACTGCATTATCCTGTAGCAGCCTTGTCGCCAAAGAAATTGATTTTAATCAAGATATACGACCCATTTTATCGGATCGTTGTTTTCACTGTCATGGACCGGATAAACACGACCGTAAAAAGAAACTTCGTCTCGATATCGCAGAAGGCGATGATGGAGCCTATCGTGAACGCCGAGGAAGGTTTGGCATTGTTCCAGGAGACTTAGAAAAGAGTACAGTATGGCAGCGCATCATTACTGATGATGAAGATGACATCATGCCACCATTGGATTCCCATAAGAAGCCTCTCACGGATGAAGAAAAAGCTCTCATCAAGCAATGGATCGAAGAGGGCGCCAAGTACGAAGGTTTTTGGGCTTTTGAACTCCCCAAAAAAACAAGTCCAGCCAAACCAAAAACTGACTGGGGAAACTCGGATATAGACAAGTATATCCTCGCTATCTTAGATGAAAATAATTTAAGTCCCAGTGAAGAAGCTGAGAGAAGAACTTTAGTGCGCCGTTTAAGTTTTGACCTTACTGGTCTGCCTCCATCACCTGAGGAGATTAACAAATTTATTAATGATAAATCTCCAAAGGCTTACGAAAATTTAGTGGATGATTTATTGAGCCGCCCAGCCTATGGTGAACACATGACACGTTATTGGTTGGATCTTGTGCGTGCGGCAGATACCAATGGTATGCACAAGGACTTTTACCGCAATATCATCTCGTATCGCGATTGGATAATCCGCGCTTTTAATGAAAACTTGGGCTACGATGATTTCTTAAAATATCAGCTTGCGGGTGATCTCTATGAAAAGCCCACTGATGATCAATTTATTGCTTCGGGTTTTAATCGTCTTCATTTGATTATCGATAAGGGGACAGCGCTTCCTGAAGAGAGTTATACAAAGAATGTCATTGACCGGGTCACGGCGGTAAGTACGGCCTTTATGGGGCTGACCATGCAGTGTGCTCGTTGTCACGACCATAAATTTGACCCTATTTCTCAGAAAGACTTTTATGCGATGTTCGCATTTTTTAATAATTTAGATGGTAATCCGGAAACGATTGGTGGACCAAAAAATGGTTTGCAGGAACCTTACATCGTTTTGGGTACCGATGAGGAAAAGAAAAAGTTAGCAAGTTTGAAAAAAGCTTATGATGCTGTAGCTCCTGAGCTCAATAAACTTCGTCGAGGAGTCAGACGAGAAAAAGATGCAACTAAGAAAACAGCAATGCAGAATAAGATTAAAGAACTGCAAAAAACTGAACATCAATACAATGTGCTTTTTCATACGCTAAATTCCGCCATGGTCATGAGGGAAAGCAAAAAAATTAAACCCTCCTACATGCTCAATCGCGGAGAATACGATCAAAAAGGCGAAGTCGTTGAACGCGATATTCCGGAGTTCTTTGGTTCGATTAAAAAAGAAAATGAACTCACGACTCGCATGGATTTGGCTGATTGGTTCCTGGCCAAAGATAACCCACTCACGGCACGTGTTGCAGTTAACCGTTTCTGGCAGCAGATATTTGGTGTTGGCTTAGTTAAAACTTCAGAGGATTTTGGAGCTCAAGGTACACCGCCAAGTCATCCGGAATTATTGGATCACCTGACAATCCAATTTGTAGAGTCTGGCTGGGATATTAAGAAATTAATGAAAAGCATCGTCATGTCAGCCACTTATCAGCAGAGTTCTCTGGCCAATGAAAAACAGTACAAGGAAGATCCTGAAAACCGTTTGTTAGCTCGTGGATCTCGTTACCGCATGGATGCAGAAATGATTCGCGATAATATTCTCGTGAGCAGTGGTTTGCTGAATCCGCAAATGTATGGCAAGTCTGTTAAGCCACCTCAGCCCGATGGCTTATGGGCAGCCGTGAGTATGCGTAATGAACGCTTCAAGCCGGATGGTGGAGATGCCATTTATCGCCGTTCCGTTTACACCTATTGGCGTCGAGGCATGCCACCACCCCAAATGACCATTATGAATGCGCCCAGTCGTGAGTATTGCGTCGCTCGCAGAGAGCGTACAAATACACCACTTCAGGCTTTGCTTCTTCTTAATGAACCCGAATACCTCAAGGCGGCTTCTAAATTAGCTCAGAATGCTTTAGCTAAACAATTTGGCTCTGATCAGGAAAGATTGGCTTATGCTTACGAGCGCGTTACCTCCAAAGTAGCAGATAGTGATGAGCTTAAAGCTTTAACTACGTTGATCAATGATCTCAAGAAGTCTTATGAAGACGATGCGAAATCCGCAAATGAAATGGCAACAAACTTAGGTTTTGCCAAGTCCGCAAATAAAGATGAAATCGCAGCCTGGACCATGATGGTCAACAGCCTTTACAATTTAGATATAACAAAGAATAGGGAGTAA
- a CDS encoding DUF1501 domain-containing protein: MPEFSRRSFLGAMSMGAIGGMLPQNLQAAGVKGLHHKPKAKRVIMLFMAGGQSQLDLFDYKPDLYKLAGQELPPSVIGNQRFTAMTKNAKKIIASSKFKFNRYGSNGIEMSELLPNLGGVMDDLCLVKSMYTESINHDPGKTMFCTGTELPGNPSMGSWLSYGLGTMNKDLPDFVVLPSAYWSGKTNVQALYSRLWGSGCLPSKHQGTSFQSKGDPVLFLSNPKGVSPSVRRRMLDTVGRLNKKHFNELHDPEIETTMAQQEMAYRMQTSIPELTDISKESKATLDLYGPEVMNQGSYARNCLLARRMAERDVRFIQLFHRGWDHHSNLPTHMDGQCRDVDHPTAGLIKDLKQLGLLEDTLVVMVGEFGRTTYGQGKLTKDHYGRDHHPRCFSALLAGGGIQAGISYGETDDFSYNVVDKPVHVRDLHATMLWQLGLDHHKLTFPFQGLDVKLTGVNPANVVQGILA; this comes from the coding sequence ATGCCAGAATTTTCACGTAGATCTTTTTTAGGTGCCATGAGCATGGGTGCTATCGGTGGTATGCTTCCTCAAAACTTGCAAGCAGCTGGAGTTAAAGGGCTTCATCACAAGCCCAAAGCCAAGCGTGTTATAATGCTCTTTATGGCGGGTGGCCAAAGTCAGCTGGACCTCTTTGACTATAAACCCGATTTATATAAACTTGCAGGTCAAGAACTTCCTCCATCGGTCATAGGCAACCAGCGCTTTACGGCCATGACCAAGAATGCCAAAAAAATCATTGCCTCCTCTAAGTTTAAATTTAATCGCTATGGCTCCAATGGCATCGAAATGAGTGAGTTACTTCCGAACTTGGGCGGGGTAATGGATGATCTTTGCTTAGTTAAATCGATGTATACCGAGTCAATCAATCACGACCCTGGTAAGACCATGTTTTGTACAGGAACTGAACTTCCCGGTAATCCGAGCATGGGCTCCTGGCTTAGCTATGGTCTGGGAACGATGAATAAGGATCTTCCTGATTTCGTTGTTTTACCATCGGCTTACTGGAGTGGTAAGACAAATGTCCAGGCACTTTATTCACGTCTCTGGGGTAGTGGCTGTCTGCCTTCTAAGCACCAAGGAACATCTTTCCAGAGTAAAGGCGACCCTGTTTTATTCCTTTCAAATCCGAAGGGTGTGAGTCCTTCCGTGCGTAGGCGCATGTTGGATACAGTAGGGCGCTTAAATAAAAAGCATTTTAATGAACTTCACGATCCGGAAATTGAAACCACTATGGCTCAGCAGGAAATGGCTTACCGCATGCAGACTTCTATACCGGAACTGACTGATATCAGTAAAGAGTCAAAAGCGACTCTCGACCTCTATGGCCCGGAAGTTATGAATCAGGGTTCCTATGCGAGAAACTGTCTCTTAGCACGTAGAATGGCCGAACGCGATGTTCGTTTTATTCAGCTCTTTCACCGTGGCTGGGATCATCACAGTAACCTTCCAACTCACATGGATGGTCAATGTCGTGACGTAGATCATCCCACTGCAGGTCTTATCAAAGACTTAAAGCAACTGGGTTTACTGGAAGATACCTTAGTTGTGATGGTAGGTGAATTTGGTCGTACAACTTATGGTCAGGGAAAATTAACGAAAGATCATTACGGGCGCGATCACCACCCACGCTGCTTTTCGGCATTACTTGCTGGGGGTGGTATACAGGCTGGTATTAGCTATGGCGAAACCGATGACTTTAGTTATAATGTGGTCGACAAGCCCGTTCACGTTCGCGACCTACACGCCACCATGCTTTGGCAACTCGGCTTAGATCACCACAAACTTACCTTCCCTTTCCAAGGACTCGACGTGAAACTCACTGGTGTGAATCCAGCTAATGTGGTTCAGGGGATATTAGCTTAA